A portion of the Halopelagius inordinatus genome contains these proteins:
- a CDS encoding fumarylacetoacetate hydrolase family protein, which translates to MHQVRFRDPAGSVRRGEWHDDVDETHRISFGGETYAVDEVDVLPPAEPTKIVCVGRNYAKHAAERNEDVPDRPLLFLKPPNALAAHGDTVTLPAGKERVEWEAELAVVVGEQCRNVTEDEAMDYVAGVTCMNDISNRDDQAREQNWVRGKAFDNSAPLGPVLATPDEVPDDASVELRVNGETKQSSSIDAFIFSIPELIAEITEYVTLEPGDVISTGTPEGVGPLSDGDRVEVEVEGVGVLEHDVRVP; encoded by the coding sequence ATGCATCAGGTACGGTTTCGGGACCCTGCGGGGTCCGTCCGGCGCGGCGAGTGGCACGACGACGTTGACGAGACGCATCGCATCTCGTTCGGCGGCGAGACGTACGCGGTAGACGAGGTGGACGTGCTTCCGCCGGCCGAACCGACGAAGATAGTCTGCGTCGGGCGCAACTACGCGAAACACGCAGCAGAGCGAAACGAGGACGTGCCGGACCGACCGCTCCTGTTTCTCAAACCGCCGAACGCGCTGGCCGCCCACGGTGATACCGTGACGCTCCCCGCCGGTAAAGAACGGGTCGAGTGGGAGGCGGAACTGGCCGTCGTCGTCGGCGAGCAGTGCCGAAACGTCACGGAGGACGAGGCGATGGACTACGTCGCCGGCGTCACCTGCATGAACGACATCTCGAACCGAGACGACCAAGCAAGAGAGCAAAACTGGGTCCGCGGGAAGGCGTTCGACAACAGCGCTCCCCTCGGCCCGGTTCTCGCGACGCCCGACGAGGTACCCGACGACGCGAGCGTCGAACTGCGCGTGAACGGCGAGACGAAGCAGTCCTCCTCCATCGACGCGTTCATCTTCTCGATTCCGGAGTTGATAGCGGAGATTACGGAGTACGTGACGCTCGAACCCGGCGACGTCATCTCGACGGGGACGCCCGAGGGCGTCGGCCCTCTCTCGGACGGCGACAGGGTCGAAGTCGAAGTCGAAGGCGTCGGCGTCCTCGAACACGACGTGCGCGTTCCGTAA
- a CDS encoding DUF1648 domain-containing protein: protein MTPRQYDALSVAVLAASAVLGVVLLSSLPDRFAIHFGTSGAPDSFTSPLVGVFLLPVVGAGTLVFVRGVSSVAGTEDVPPAFGLLLSSFLAYVQVVVLAWNLGYPVDVGVAVLPGVLVLLVAGLAIDRLY, encoded by the coding sequence ATGACCCCCCGCCAGTACGACGCCCTCAGCGTCGCCGTCCTCGCCGCCAGCGCGGTTCTCGGCGTCGTCCTCCTCTCTTCGCTTCCGGACCGGTTCGCCATCCACTTCGGCACCTCCGGCGCGCCCGACAGTTTCACCTCGCCTCTCGTCGGCGTCTTCCTCCTCCCTGTCGTCGGAGCCGGAACGCTCGTGTTCGTCCGCGGCGTCTCCTCCGTCGCGGGAACCGAAGACGTTCCGCCGGCGTTCGGCCTCCTCCTCTCGTCGTTTCTCGCCTACGTCCAAGTCGTCGTCCTCGCGTGGAACCTCGGCTATCCCGTGGACGTCGGCGTCGCCGTCCTCCCGGGCGTCCTCGTCCTTCTCGTGGCGGGTCTGGCGATAGACCGACTGTACTGA